Within Paenibacillus albicereus, the genomic segment CTGAACCTGATCCAGAGCGCCGGCCGGCAGGCCGTCCGCATGCTGGCGAAGCGGAAAAACCGCGAGGCGGTGCTGACTGCCCTTCAAGGCGTCGTCCAGAGACTGCCTGTGGAGAAGCTGTCCTCCTCGCTCCTGCATGGAGCGGCGGGATATGCGAGGGGGGCGGAGCTGCAGCCGCTGGCGGAGCGGGCTGCGGGCGCCGTCATCCGCGAGGGCTGGGACGAGAAGGCGCTGGATTACGCGCTGGATCAGGCGATCGACTGGATCTCCAAGCCGTCCACCGGCAAGATGCTCGGCGAGCTGGCGCAGGCCAAGCTGCAGGAGCTCCAGGTCGGCGGCTTCATGGGCTTCGCCGTGCAGGCGTTCGCCGGCTTCATGAACGAGGACAAGATGGGGGCGATGCTCCAGCATATGCTCCTCTCCGGCGTGAAGGATCTGACGACGCCGGGCAGTCGCCAGCGCGACGCGCTGCTGCTGGAGCTGCGCTCGCGGCTCATCGGCCTGGCCGAGGACGGCGAGAGCCTCGGCAAAGCCAAGGAATGGGCGGCGCTCAAGCTGGAGTCGGCCGAGGCGGCCGAATTCGTCTCCGCCAAGGCGGAGGAGCTGCGCGGCAAGCTGCTGGATTGGCTGGAGGAGGACAAGCGCCGCGGCGGCCGCCTCGTCCTGACGGCGATGAAGGCCGTCCGCGACCGGCTGTCGAGCGAGCCGGAGCTCGTGCGCGGCTGGGAGGAGCGGCTGTCGTCCCTGCTCGTGCAGGCGATCGAGGGCAACCATTACCGCATCGGCCTGCTCGTCCGCGACAACCTCAACAAGCTCGACGACAAGCAGCTCGTCGACATGCTCGAGTCCAAGGTCGGCAGCGACCTGCAGTGGATCCGCGTCAACGGCGCGGTATGCGGCTTCCTGATCGGCCTCGTGCTGACGATGATCGGCTGGATCTAGCTCCAGCCGCCTCTTCTCCCCGACAATTCCCGCCACGTTGAAAAGGGACTGCTTCCTCCATCCGGCTCAAGGCCGAATGGCAGGAACAGTCCCTTTTGCTTGCCTCCGCGGCCAAGCCCCGAGCCTCCTGGCAGCGGCCGCGAGGGCGTCGGTCAAGCCTGCTGCGTATCGTCCGGCACGGAGCCGTTGCCGGCGCCGCTGCGGTCGTCGCCGGGATAGTCGCGCTCCTGCTCGCCATGCAGGCGGCGGTTCTCGTAGCCGAAGCGGTTGGGCTGGCGCTGCTCCGGCCGCCAAGGCTCCTCCTTGACGGGCTCCTCGGGGTGAAGCGTCGCGCCGTAAGGGCCTTCGGGGAACTCCTCGAAGGTCAGATCGTTGCGGCTGGACTCTACGGTCGAAAGATCCGTGTACTTCTCGCGGCGGGACTCTTCCGTCGCGTCGTCGGTGTCGGGACGGCCGACAAAGCGTCCGTCCTCGGGCTGGTCTGGCATCATGCGGCGGCCTCCTTGGATGGGACCGGCTGGGCAAGCCTGTCTCCGTATGGGTGCCGTAGTAGCTTTTCCCGCTCAGTCGGTAAAATTCACTTCGCCCACGACGAGCGACAAAAACGCGCTCAGCTCGGACGCCTCCTCCTCGGTCAGCTTGAACACATGCTCGAGGTAGCCTTCCTCCTCCAGGTCGTCCTGCCCGATGATCGCGGTGCGGCCGCCCTGCAGGTCGGTGACGAGCTTCTTGCCGTAAAAGCGGCTGGTCGCCAGGATTGCCAGATCGAACCGCTTGAGTCCGGGCGTAATCATCGTGACGAAGCGGGTCGACGTCTCCTCGGTCGAGTCCGACATGAAATCGTAGTCTTTGAGCTCCATGATGCGTTCCTCCCCTTGCGCCTGGCTCGGCTGCCTGCTTGAACCGGCGGCGTCCGGCGCGGATGGAGCTAGTATAGCATGGAAGGGGGCTGCACGCCTCGCGGCTCGGCGGAAAAAGCGATTGCCGAGTCCTCGTCCCTATGGTAGGATGGATTTACCAGATAAGGATGGACCGGGAGGAAGCACCTCTCTTGCTTGCAGACGCGAGCGGGAGAGGTGCTTTTTTTGTCTTTTCCGTCCCTTATCGGCCTTATTTTATGGAGGTGCGAGCCATCATGCAGATCGTTTTCTTGAATTCATTCGAAAAACCGCTCGGAGACGGAAGGCTGGACACGGCGCAGCTGACCATCTGCGAGCAGCAGGGAACGTGGTCGGTCGTCTGGAACGGCAGCCGGCACGGAAGCTCGGAGTCGACCGATCTGTGGTACGAGGGAGCGAGCTGGGAGGAGATGATGAACGCGTTCCGGCACGGCGTGGCGGTGCGCATGGGAGAAGGATTCGCTCCGCTTGTGGACGGCATGCTGGACGAGCGGCCGTCGGCTCGGGGCGGCGCGGTGAGCCTCCTGCAGTGCTACGGGGAGCTCCATGCCGACGCCGCGCTGTACGAGGAGCTGCGGGACTGGCGCAGGCTGCGGGCGACATCCGACCGCAAGTCGGCCTACCTCGTGGCGACGAACCGGACGCTGCTCATGATCGCGGCGTTCGTGCCCCGGACCGCGGAGGAGCTGGCGGCGATTCCCGGCTGGGGTCCCGGCAAGGGAGCTTCCTATTCCGCCGAGGTGCTGGCCTTGACGGAAAAGGCGGCCCAACCGAGGCCGTTCCCGCTCGATTGGGTCGAGGAGGCGCTCGACTCCAAGGCGTACGTCCAGTGGCTGTACAAGCAGAAGGAGCACAAGTACAAGAACCGCCTCGACCGCCAGCAGGCGAGCCGGCTGATCTTGGAGGGCGTGCGCGCGGACAAGACGCTCGAGGAGCTGCAAGCCGCCACCGGGCTGCCCCGCCGGGAGCTGATGGAGCGCCTCGAGCAGCTCGACCAGGAGGGCTACGATCTCGAGCCGCTCATCGCGCGCGAGCTGGAGGGCGTGCCGACGGAGGAGCTGTCGCGCATCCGGCAGGCGCTCGCTCAGGAGGGAGACAAGTACCTCAAGCCGATCCTGCACAAGGTATACGGTCCCGAGCCTTCGTCCGGCTTGAAGATCGAGCTTGCCTACGACCGGCTGCGGCTCGTCCGGATGCGCTGCAAGCGGGAGAACGCGGCGGGACTGACCGCTGGCTGACCGGGATGAATCTGATTCAAAATGAGACCTTCCATAGGGTTGACAATATAGGACAATAGTCGCGGATATGCAAGAATTGGTATACTTGTCCTAGGATCTTTAGTATAATGGCTCCTATATACTCAAGGTGAAGATACTTGACGGATAAGGGGCGTATTGACGCGGATGAAAGCTGAATTTATCAATCCTTTCCTGGAATCTGCGGTCATGGTTTTGGAGCAGGTCGTCCAGATCAAGCCGCAGACGGGACCGATCGGTCTTAAGGAGCTGCGAGGTCAATCGGATTTCATTTGGATTCAGATTCAGCTGTTCGGTCAGGTGAGCGGAGATATCGTGTTCGGCATGAGCGAGGTCTCGGCCCTGCGGATCGTGTCCGCGATGATGGGCGGATTCCAGCTCTCGGCTCTCGACGACATGGGCAAGAGCGCCATCTCCGAGCTCAGCAACATGATCAGCGGCAATGCGACCACCAAGCTGTCCAGCCAGGGCGTTCATGTGGACATCACGCCTCCTGCGCTGCTCCAGGGCTCCCAGCTCCAGCTGCTGGAGTCGCGCAAGGCGCTGACGGTACCCGTCATTTTGGACGGCATCGGGCAGATGGATATACAGGTGCTGCTGGCGTCCTAGCATGAAGAAGCTCCCTTCGGGGAGCTTTTTTCGTGGGGCAAGCCGCTTTTTGCCAACCGTCCGCGGATGCAGTACACTTGGGGCAGGTGATGACCATGGTAAAAGATAAGATTGTCGTGCTGACCGGAGCGTCCAGCGGCATCGGAGCGCTGACGGCGGGCCATCTCGCCCGCGCGGGAGCGCTGCCGGTGCTCTGCGGCCGCAACGAGGAGCGGCTGCGGCAGGCCGCCGCCGCCGGGGGCGGCAGCGCGGTGCGGGTGCTCGACGTGACGGACGATCGCTCCGTCGAAGAGGCGTTCCGCTCCGTGCTCGAGGAGTTCGGCCGGATCGACGTGCTGATCAACAACGCCGGATTCGGCCTCTTCAAGCGGTTCGACGAGACTCCGCTCGAGGAATTCCGTTCCATGATGGAGACAAACTATATGGGCATCGTGCGCTGCACGCAAGCCGCGCTGCCCGCGATGAAAAAGCAGGGTCGCGGCCATATCATTAATGTCGCGTCGATCGCCGGGAAGCTGGCTACCCCGAAGTCGAGCGGCTACTCGGCCAGCAAGCATGCCGTGCTGGGGCTGACGAACGCGCTTCGTCAGGAGCTGGCGGGCAGCGGCATCGCCGTGTCTGCGGTCAATCCGGGGCCGATCAACACGCCCTTTTTCGACCAGGCGGATCCGGACGGCGACTATGCGCGCAACATCGGCTGGATCATGATGAAGCCCGACCGGGTCGCCCGCCGCATCGCGGGGCTGGTCGAGCGTCCTCGCGACGAGCTGGACCTGCCTTGGCTGCTTGCCGCAGGCACCCGGCTCTACCAGCTGTTCCCCGGAATCGCCAGCCGGATCGCCGGTCCGATGCTGAACAAAAAATAGCGGCATACCTGAAGGAGTACGAACGAAATGACTTATGAAAGCTGGAGTCGCCTCGGCCTGTCCGAGGCGGCTTTCGAACGGTTCGAAGCAAACGGGATCGGGGAGCCGACCCCGATCCAGCAGCAGGCGATTCCGCCTCTGCTCGCAGGCAAGGACGTGTCGGCAGGCTCGCAGACCGGCACCGGCAAAACGCTCGCCTATCTGCTTCCGCTGCTGCAGCGCATCGACGCCTCCAGCAAGGCGATTCAAGCCGTCATCCTGTCGCCGACGCAGGAGCTGGCGATGCAGATCATGCGCGTCGCCCAGGAGTACGGAGAGCCGCTCGGCATCCGCGCCCAGCAGCTGATCGGCGGCGCGGCGATGAAGCGCCAGCTGGAGAAGCTCAAGCTGAACCCGCAGCTGGTCGTCGGCACGCCGGGGCGCATCCACGAGCTCGTCAAGGCCAAGAAGCTCAAGCTGACGCAAGTCGCGACGGTCATCGTCGACGAAGCGGACCAGGTGTTCGCGCTCGGCTCGACGAGCGACGTGGAGACGATCCTGTGGGCGACGCCGAAGAACCGTCAGCTCGCCTTTTTCAGCGCCACGCATCCCGACGTCATGAAGACGCTGGAGAAGCGATGGATGAAGGAGCCGCTGCGCGTCGACATCGAGCCGGCGCAGCGCGTGTCGGAGACGATCTCCCACTATTATGTCGTCTGCGACTGGCGCGACAAGACCGATACCGCCCGCCGCCTGCTGCGGCTGCTGGAGCCGGAGTCCGCGTTGATCTTCATCAACAATACGGACCTGATCGCGAACTATGAGGCCAAGCTGTCGTTCGAGGGGTTCGACGTGGAATCGATCTACGGCGATGCCGACAAGCAGAAGCGCGCCGCCACGCTCGCCCGTTTCCGCGAGGGGCGCACGAAGCTGCTGCTCGCCACCGATGTGGCCGCACGCGGCCTCGACATCCCGGGGCTCCCGCTCGTCATGAACCTGGAGCCGCCTGCGGACGCGGACCAGTACGTGCACCGCTCCGGCCGGACGGGCCGGATGGGGCGCGAGGGCGTCGTGCTGACGCTGGCCGCTCCGAACGAGACGTACCTGATCGAGAAATACGAGCGCAAGCTGGGCATCAAGCTGCAGGAGAAAGCGCTCTACAAAGGCAAGCTGTGGGATCCGCATGAAGTTCCCCGCGGCAAAAGCGGCGGCGCGCCGGCGCGCGTCAAGCCGTCTGCGGGAGCGACGGCGGACCGCCGCGCGGGCGCAGCGGCTGCGGCCGGCGGCAACGGCACGGCGGACACGCGGAAGGCGTCTGCGGCCAAGCAAGCCGCCGTGAAGCCGCAAGAGGCGTCGTTCCGGCAAGCGAAGCCAAGCTCGGATGCGGGACGCGAGCCGGCGGCCGGGGCTGGTCCTGACAAGCTGTCCCATCCCGTGCGGCCGTCGAGTTTGGCCAAGCCGGCCGCCCAGGTTCAGCCGTCAGGCTTCGTCCAGCCGACCCTTCCCGCCAAGGCAGCGAGTCCTGCCAAGGCAGCGAGTCCTGCCAAGGGAGCCAGCCCCGCCAAGCCGGTCAAATCCAAGGCGCGCGCGGCGAAGGCGGACAAGAACAAAGGCGCGCCGAAATGGCTTAAAGCCAAGCGCGAGCAAGGCGATACGCCGAAGAACTGATCGAAGGGGGGCGGCGCTCGATGAGCGAGCTTCAGGCTGGAGCGGAGGTGCTCCAGGTGAAAGGACTGACCGGCGGCTACAGCCCGCGCCGGCCGGTGCTGCATGAGCTGGACTTTACGGTCCGGGCAGGCGAGATGATGGGCTTGATCGGCCTCAACGGCGCGGGCAAGAGCACGACGGTCAAGCATCTGCTCGGGCTGATGGCTCCTCATCGCGGCGAGATCCGCATCGCCGGAACGACGCTGGAGGCCGATCCCGACCGCTACCGCAGCTCCTACGCCTATGTGCCGGAGGCGCCGGTGCTGTTCGAGGAGCTGACGGTGGAGGAGCATCTGCGTCTGACCGCGATGGCCTATGGCCTGGACGAGAAGCAATATGCCGAAGGCCGCGACCGCTTGCTGGAGGAGTTCCGCATGGGGCCGAAGCGAGGGGCGCGGGCGGCCCATCTGTCCAAGGGAATGAAGCAGAAGGTGATGCTCATGAACGCGCTGCTGGCCCGGCCGGCTCTGTACATCATCGACGAGCCGTTCCTCGGCCTGGATCCGCTCGGCATCCGTTCCCTGCTCGACCGGCTCGTGGAGGAGCGCGCCAAGGGTGCGGCGATCCTGATGAGCACGCATATCCTGTCGACGGTGGAGACGTACTGCGACCGCTTCATGCTGCTGCACGGAGGGCGCATCCGGGAAATGGGCACGATGGACGAGGTCCGGAGTTCGCGCGGGGCGGAAGGAGAATCGCTCGAGGACATCTTCTACCGCGTCGTGGAGGAGAGTGACGCCGATGGACGAGGCGCTTGACCGCGAATGGCGCCGGCGGGCGCTGGCGTTCTACAAGGACTGCCTGCCGTTCCTGGGCGACATGGCCCGGAGCGGCCTGCCGCTGGCGCTGTTCGCGCTGATTATCGTCGGATCGGCTTCCTATGCCGGGCTGCTCGAGCGCATCCCCGCCGACTTTCCCGCGGCCGCGCTCGGCACGCTGCTGCTGGCGCCGGTACTGTACTGGAGCCCGATGCGCACGTGGCTGCAGCCGGCCGACCTCGTCTTTCTCCTCCCCCGCGAAGCCGGGATGAAAAGCTATCTCCGCCGCTCCTGGCTGCATACGCTGCCGGGCGGACTCGTGCTCGCCGCCGCTGTGCTGCTGCTGTACTGGCCGATCCGCGCCCATGTGCCGGCGGACCGGCTGACCGGCTGGACGCCGGAGCTGCTGCCGGCTCTGGCGGCCGTGCTCGCGCTCAAGGCGCTGGCGAGCGCCGCCGCCTGGCGGGAGCGCCAGATCGCCTGGAGAGCGAGCCGCTCCGCCCTAAAGCTGCTGCGGCTGGCGATCACGGCCTGGCTGCTCTACGTCTGGTTCACGCAGCCGGCGGGGACGGCGGCGCTCGTGTCCGCGCCGGCGGCGCTGCTCTGGTGGGCGGCCTCCCGTTTGCCGAAGCGGCTTCCGCTTCCTTGGGAGCGGCTGATCGAAGAGGAGAGGCGGACCGCGAGCCGCTATATCCGCTTTTTCGGCTGGTTCACGGAGGTGCCCTCGCTGCAGCCGAGCGTGCATTCGCGTCCGTGGCTGTCTTGGATCGCGTCCGCGATCCCGCTGCGCAAGCGCAGCACCTACACCTACCTGTACAGCCTGAGCATCGCCCGCACGGAGCTGGGCGGCATGCTGCTGCGGATGACGCTGCTCGGCATGCTCTGCTGCTACTGGCTCGGCGACAGCGGCTGGCTGGAAGGCTGGGCGGCCGCCGCCTGCGTGCTGCTGTTCCTGCTGATCGCGGGCTTGCAGTCGGCGGCGCTGACGGGCTGGCATCGCCATGTCGTCTGGCGGCATGTCTATCCGCTTCCGGAGAGCGGGCGCCTGCGCTCGGCGGCGGCCGTCGACCGGAGCGCCCTGACGGCGGTCGCGGCGCTGCTATGGCTCGCCGCCAGCGTGCCGCTGCTTGCAGCGGGCCACGTCTTTGCGCCGGCCACGGCGGCCTTGCTGGCGGCCGTCTACGTGGGGCTTCGTCCCCGGCGGCTGCTCAAGCGGCAGCAGCGCGAGGAAGAGGAGGAGTGAACGAGAAAAGGCTGTCCCCGATTCCAAGGGGACAGCCTTTTCTCATTTGCCGAGCTGAACTTGCCGCCAGCTGATCCCTATCGCGGTCCGGCTGACGCTTCCCGGCTCCGATCAGGTCGTGATGCCTTGACGGATGTCCTGGACTGCCTGATGGATCGAGTCGAACAGCTCTTCGAGGTTGGATTCCTCGGTGCAGGAGAACGCGACGCGCAGGTCCGTCTCGCCGAGCGCGATCGTGCCGATCTCGTAGGCGTTGAGCAGGCGCTGGCGCACGGCCTCGGCGCTGACGTCCTCGAGCCGCAGGCACATGAAGTAGCCGGAGTTGAACGGATAGTAGCTCCAGGCGCCGTCGTAGCGGCCGCTGTCGAGCAGCTCCTTGACGCGGTTGGCGCGGCTTTTCATGATGGCGTACTTCTCGGCCTTCTGGGCTTCGAAGTCGGGATGCCGAAGCGCGTGCAGGATGAACGTCTGCGACGGATGCGGTCCGCTGGAGATGGTGGAGCGGATGATGCCGAGCGTCTTTTGCTCGAGGGCGGCCAGCACGTCCGCGGAGTCGGAAGCATAGGTGATGAAGCCGACGCGGAAGCCCCAGACGTACTCTTCCTTGGTCGCGCCGTCGATCTTGACCGGCAGGATGCGCTCATGCAGCCCTGCCAAGCGGCCGAACAGCGACTCGTGGACGGAGTCCTCGAAGAAGAGGCCGAAATAGGCGTCGTCGGTGACGGCGACGATGCGGATGCCCGCCTCTGCCGCGGCCAGAAGCGCGGCTGTGATCGCCTCGCTCTCCTCGCGGTCCGGCGTGTAGCCGGTCGGATTGTTCGGGAAGTTGAGGATGACGATCGCCTTGCCCTTGTCCCGCTGCGCGAGCAGCGCCTCGCGCAGGCCGTCGGCGTTGAAGCGGCCGCCCTCGGCATACAGCGGATATTCTACGATCTCGGCGCCGCGGCGGACGCCGAAGGTCAGCTCGTAGTTCTCCCAGTTCTTGTCCGGAATGACGACGGCGTCGCCGTCGTCCGCGAACAGGTCCGCGACGATGCTCAGCCCGTGCGTCAGCGCGTTCGTCGCGATCGGGCTGCCGAACGAGCGGCCCTGGAGCGAGGGATTCTCGACGAGCATCTTCTCGCGCCAGGCGGAGCGCAGCTCGGGCTTGCCTGCAGGAGGAGCATATTCGTAAAGATCCTTCGGCTCGTAGGCGGACAGCGTGTCCTGAATCAGCTTCAGATGCATCGGGACGCCGTTTTCCGTGGCGATGCCGATCGTAGCGTTGAACTTCCGGGCCTTGGTCTTGGCCTCGGCGGACTGGCTCAGGATGCCCTCCTTGGGGAAATACAGCTGCCGTCCAAGACCGGACAGCATGGCGTAGACATGGGCGTTGCCTTTTTCCAGCGCGGCGTTCAACTGCTGGGCAAGTGGATTCATGATTCCTCTTCCGTCCTTCCGGGGTCGATGTGTCCGGGCCGCGTCGGCGCAGTCCCGGCAGGCATTGGCGTTCGGGTGTCATTATACCATTATTTGACCTTGCCGGGGAGGGACAAAAACCATTCTTTCTGCTTCTTGCCGCAGGTCGCTCCGGTAAGGTATGATGACGAAAAACGTACCGTGAAACCCGGGAGGTCTACATGCTGCACGTACCGCCCTCATCGTTCGTCCTGCTTCCTTCCTTCGCCAAGATCGTCTGCGAGCCGAACTGGAAATGGCCTCGCCGGGACAAGCCGATGGCGAACTACGACCTGTTCTACGTGTGGAGCGGGGAAGGCGAGCTGCTGCTCAACAACGAGCCGTATCCGCTCGAAGCCGGCAGCTGCTTCCTGTTCCGCCCCGGCGACTACACGAGCGCCGTCCACAATCCCCAAAAGCCGCTCGTGCTGACGTACATCCACTTCGACGTCGAGGGCGATGCCGGCGAGGTGCCGGCGCGGCATCGCGTCCTGGGCGACACGGTCGAGTTCGAATACCTGCTCTCGCGCTACGTCCGGCTGTTCCTCGTCCAGCTGTTCGCCGCCGAGGAGGAGGCGAGGCTGCTGCTCAAGCAGCTCATGATCCATCTGCTTCGATACGACCGGCAGGCGCCGGTGGAGCGCAAGGCGAGCAACCAGCTGACGGAGGCGATCCAGGAGATCGCCAACTACATCCGCCAAAATCCCGGCATCTCTCATCGGGTCGAGGACTTGGCGGGCCGCGCCGGCCTTTCGCCGAGGTATTTCAGCATCAAGTTCAAGGAGATCATCGGCATCCCCGTCCAGACGTACATGATCCGCACCCGCATCGAGCGCGCGCAGCATCTGCTCATGCACGGCGGCATGAACGTGACCGAGGTGGCCGACGCGCTCGGCTACCGCGACATCTTCTTCTTCAGCCGCCAGTTCAAGCAGTACACGGGCAAAAGTCCGTCCGAGATCCGGTAGCCGCCGGATCTTTTTTTATAAAATCGTCCCCCCTTGGGAATATTTAGTGGAGTACACTTCAGGCTACCCAGGGGGAATCATGACGACTATGGATTTGATAATCAAGGCGGCCCGGGAGCTTGCTTTGACCCACGACACGGCGAGAGGGCGCTCGCCCGTCCGCCAGAGGAAGGCGCTCGGGCGGCAGCTCGCCTCGATGACCG encodes:
- a CDS encoding DUF445 domain-containing protein, with the protein product MKTRYAATASLGVMAAGFAVTTALADGGGRAVELLQGGFEAGLVGGIADWFAVSALFRHPLGLKIPHTNLLLKNKPKLINALVSSLENELLNKESISARLRKLNLIQSAGRQAVRMLAKRKNREAVLTALQGVVQRLPVEKLSSSLLHGAAGYARGAELQPLAERAAGAVIREGWDEKALDYALDQAIDWISKPSTGKMLGELAQAKLQELQVGGFMGFAVQAFAGFMNEDKMGAMLQHMLLSGVKDLTTPGSRQRDALLLELRSRLIGLAEDGESLGKAKEWAALKLESAEAAEFVSAKAEELRGKLLDWLEEDKRRGGRLVLTAMKAVRDRLSSEPELVRGWEERLSSLLVQAIEGNHYRIGLLVRDNLNKLDDKQLVDMLESKVGSDLQWIRVNGAVCGFLIGLVLTMIGWI
- a CDS encoding DUF3055 domain-containing protein, which produces MELKDYDFMSDSTEETSTRFVTMITPGLKRFDLAILATSRFYGKKLVTDLQGGRTAIIGQDDLEEEGYLEHVFKLTEEEASELSAFLSLVVGEVNFTD
- a CDS encoding HRDC domain-containing protein, which codes for MQIVFLNSFEKPLGDGRLDTAQLTICEQQGTWSVVWNGSRHGSSESTDLWYEGASWEEMMNAFRHGVAVRMGEGFAPLVDGMLDERPSARGGAVSLLQCYGELHADAALYEELRDWRRLRATSDRKSAYLVATNRTLLMIAAFVPRTAEELAAIPGWGPGKGASYSAEVLALTEKAAQPRPFPLDWVEEALDSKAYVQWLYKQKEHKYKNRLDRQQASRLILEGVRADKTLEELQAATGLPRRELMERLEQLDQEGYDLEPLIARELEGVPTEELSRIRQALAQEGDKYLKPILHKVYGPEPSSGLKIELAYDRLRLVRMRCKRENAAGLTAG
- a CDS encoding chemotaxis protein CheX; its protein translation is MKAEFINPFLESAVMVLEQVVQIKPQTGPIGLKELRGQSDFIWIQIQLFGQVSGDIVFGMSEVSALRIVSAMMGGFQLSALDDMGKSAISELSNMISGNATTKLSSQGVHVDITPPALLQGSQLQLLESRKALTVPVILDGIGQMDIQVLLAS
- a CDS encoding SDR family NAD(P)-dependent oxidoreductase; translated protein: MVKDKIVVLTGASSGIGALTAGHLARAGALPVLCGRNEERLRQAAAAGGGSAVRVLDVTDDRSVEEAFRSVLEEFGRIDVLINNAGFGLFKRFDETPLEEFRSMMETNYMGIVRCTQAALPAMKKQGRGHIINVASIAGKLATPKSSGYSASKHAVLGLTNALRQELAGSGIAVSAVNPGPINTPFFDQADPDGDYARNIGWIMMKPDRVARRIAGLVERPRDELDLPWLLAAGTRLYQLFPGIASRIAGPMLNKK
- a CDS encoding DEAD/DEAH box helicase encodes the protein MTYESWSRLGLSEAAFERFEANGIGEPTPIQQQAIPPLLAGKDVSAGSQTGTGKTLAYLLPLLQRIDASSKAIQAVILSPTQELAMQIMRVAQEYGEPLGIRAQQLIGGAAMKRQLEKLKLNPQLVVGTPGRIHELVKAKKLKLTQVATVIVDEADQVFALGSTSDVETILWATPKNRQLAFFSATHPDVMKTLEKRWMKEPLRVDIEPAQRVSETISHYYVVCDWRDKTDTARRLLRLLEPESALIFINNTDLIANYEAKLSFEGFDVESIYGDADKQKRAATLARFREGRTKLLLATDVAARGLDIPGLPLVMNLEPPADADQYVHRSGRTGRMGREGVVLTLAAPNETYLIEKYERKLGIKLQEKALYKGKLWDPHEVPRGKSGGAPARVKPSAGATADRRAGAAAAAGGNGTADTRKASAAKQAAVKPQEASFRQAKPSSDAGREPAAGAGPDKLSHPVRPSSLAKPAAQVQPSGFVQPTLPAKAASPAKAASPAKGASPAKPVKSKARAAKADKNKGAPKWLKAKREQGDTPKN
- a CDS encoding ABC transporter ATP-binding protein, coding for MSELQAGAEVLQVKGLTGGYSPRRPVLHELDFTVRAGEMMGLIGLNGAGKSTTVKHLLGLMAPHRGEIRIAGTTLEADPDRYRSSYAYVPEAPVLFEELTVEEHLRLTAMAYGLDEKQYAEGRDRLLEEFRMGPKRGARAAHLSKGMKQKVMLMNALLARPALYIIDEPFLGLDPLGIRSLLDRLVEERAKGAAILMSTHILSTVETYCDRFMLLHGGRIREMGTMDEVRSSRGAEGESLEDIFYRVVEESDADGRGA
- a CDS encoding ABC transporter permease; protein product: MDEALDREWRRRALAFYKDCLPFLGDMARSGLPLALFALIIVGSASYAGLLERIPADFPAAALGTLLLAPVLYWSPMRTWLQPADLVFLLPREAGMKSYLRRSWLHTLPGGLVLAAAVLLLYWPIRAHVPADRLTGWTPELLPALAAVLALKALASAAAWRERQIAWRASRSALKLLRLAITAWLLYVWFTQPAGTAALVSAPAALLWWAASRLPKRLPLPWERLIEEERRTASRYIRFFGWFTEVPSLQPSVHSRPWLSWIASAIPLRKRSTYTYLYSLSIARTELGGMLLRMTLLGMLCCYWLGDSGWLEGWAAAACVLLFLLIAGLQSAALTGWHRHVVWRHVYPLPESGRLRSAAAVDRSALTAVAALLWLAASVPLLAAGHVFAPATAALLAAVYVGLRPRRLLKRQQREEEEE
- a CDS encoding aminotransferase class I/II-fold pyridoxal phosphate-dependent enzyme; amino-acid sequence: MNPLAQQLNAALEKGNAHVYAMLSGLGRQLYFPKEGILSQSAEAKTKARKFNATIGIATENGVPMHLKLIQDTLSAYEPKDLYEYAPPAGKPELRSAWREKMLVENPSLQGRSFGSPIATNALTHGLSIVADLFADDGDAVVIPDKNWENYELTFGVRRGAEIVEYPLYAEGGRFNADGLREALLAQRDKGKAIVILNFPNNPTGYTPDREESEAITAALLAAAEAGIRIVAVTDDAYFGLFFEDSVHESLFGRLAGLHERILPVKIDGATKEEYVWGFRVGFITYASDSADVLAALEQKTLGIIRSTISSGPHPSQTFILHALRHPDFEAQKAEKYAIMKSRANRVKELLDSGRYDGAWSYYPFNSGYFMCLRLEDVSAEAVRQRLLNAYEIGTIALGETDLRVAFSCTEESNLEELFDSIHQAVQDIRQGITT
- a CDS encoding helix-turn-helix domain-containing protein → MLHVPPSSFVLLPSFAKIVCEPNWKWPRRDKPMANYDLFYVWSGEGELLLNNEPYPLEAGSCFLFRPGDYTSAVHNPQKPLVLTYIHFDVEGDAGEVPARHRVLGDTVEFEYLLSRYVRLFLVQLFAAEEEARLLLKQLMIHLLRYDRQAPVERKASNQLTEAIQEIANYIRQNPGISHRVEDLAGRAGLSPRYFSIKFKEIIGIPVQTYMIRTRIERAQHLLMHGGMNVTEVADALGYRDIFFFSRQFKQYTGKSPSEIR